A single region of the Raphanus sativus cultivar WK10039 chromosome 1, ASM80110v3, whole genome shotgun sequence genome encodes:
- the LOC108863157 gene encoding protein TOPLESS, producing the protein MSSLSRELVFLILQFLDEEKFKETVHKLEQESGFFFNMKYFEDEVHNGNWDEVEKYLSGFTKVDDNRYSMKIFFEIRKQKYLEALDKHDRPKAVEILVKDLKVFSTFNEELFKEITQLLTLENFRENEQLSKYGDTKSARSIMLVELKKLIEANPLFRDKLQFPTLRNSRLRTLINQSLNWQHQLCKNPRPNPDIKTLFVDHSCGPPNGARAPSPVNNPLLGGLPKAGGFPPLGAHGPFQPTASPVPTPLAGWMSSPSSVPHPAVSAGAIALGGPPISAALKHPRTPPTALDYPSAESEHVSKRTRPMGISDEVSLGVNMLPMSFPGQAHGHSPAFKAPDDLPKTVARTLTQGSSPMSMDFHPIKQTLLLVGTNVGDIGLWEVGSRERLVQKTFKVWDISKCSMPLQAALVKEPVVSVNRVIWSPDGSLFGVAYSRHIVQLYSYHGGEDMRQHLEIDAHVGGVNDISFSTPNKQLCVITCGDDKTIKVWDAATGVKRHTFEGHEAPVYSVCPHYKENIQFIFSTALDGKIKAWLYDNMGSRVDYDAPGRWCTTMAYSADGTRLFSCGTSKDGESYIVEWNESEGAVKRTYQGFHKRSLGVVQFDTTKNRYLAAGDDFSIKFWDMDNVQLLTAIDGDGGLQASPRIRFNKEGSLLAVSGNENVIKVMANSDGLRLLHTFENISSESSKPAISSLAAAAAAATSAGLTDRSTNVVSIQGMNGDSRSMVDVKPVITEEPNDKSKIWKLTEVSEPSQCRSLRLPENLRVAKISRLIFTNSGNAILALASNAVHLLWKWQRNDRNATGKATASLPPQQWQPASGILMTNDAAENNPEEAVPCFALSKNDSYVMSASGGKISLFNMMTFKTMATFMPPPPAATFLAFHPQDNNIIAIGMDDSTIQIYNVRVDEVKSKLKGHSKRITGLAFSNVLNVLVSSGADAQLCVWNTDGWEKQRSKVLPLPQGRPNTAPSDTRVQFHQDQAHFLVVHETQLAIYETTKLDCMKQWPVRESSAPITHATFSCDSQLVYASFMDATICVFSSANLRLRCRVNPSAYLPASLSNSNVHPLVIAAHPQEPNMFAVGLSDGGVHIFEPVESEGKWGVAPPTENGSASGVAAAQPSVGASASDQPQR; encoded by the exons atgtcttctcTTAGTAGAGAGCTCGTGTTCCTGATCTTACAGTTTCTAGATGAGGAGAAGTTTAAAGAGACTGTTCACAA GCTTGAACAAGAATCTGGATTTTTCTTCAACATGAAGTATTTTGAGGATGAGGTGCATAATGGGAACTGGGATGAGGTTGAGAAGTATCTATCCGGTTTCACCAAAGTAGATGATAATAGATACTCTATGAAGATATTCTTCGAGATTAGAAAGCAGAAGTATCTCGAGGCTTTGGATAA GCATGATCGTCCCAAGGCGGTGGAAATACTAGTGAAGGATTTGAAAGTGTTTTCAACTTTTAACGAGGAGCTTTTTAAAGAAATAACTCAGCTCTTGACCTTAGAGAACTTCAGGGAGAATGAACAGTTATCCAAGTATGGGGACACCAAGTCAGCAAGATCAATCATGTTGGTGGAACTCAAGAAGCTGATTGAGGCCAATCCCTTGTTCCGTGATAAACTGCAGTTTCCTACTCTTAGAAACTCAAGGCTGAGGACTCTGATCAACCAGAG CTTGAATTGGCAACATCAGCTCTGTAAAAACCCAAGGCCAAATCCGGATATAAAGACTCTTTTTGTGGATCATTCGTGTGGGCCTCCGAATGGTGCACGAGCTCCATCTCCTGTGAACAACCCACTCCTTGGAGGTTTACCCAAAGCTGGAGGCTTTCCTCCTTTAGGTGCACATGGG CCCTTTCAACCAACGGCCTCACCTGTTCCAACTCCTCTTGCTGGTTGGATGTCTAGTCCATCTTCTGTCCCACATCCAGCTGTCTCTGCTGGAGCCATTGCTCTTGGTGGTCCACCCATTTCCG CTGCATTGAAGCATCCGAGAACTCCTCCAACTGCTTTAGACTACCCATCAGCAGAGTCTGAACATGTCTCAAAAAGAACAAGGCCCATGGGAATCTCTGACGAAGTGAGTCTAGGTGTGAACATGCTTCCAATGTCGTTCCCAGGGCAGGCTCATGGTCACAGTCCGGCTTTCAAAGCACCTGATGACTTGCCCAAGACAGTTGCACGGACTTTGACTCAGGGCTCATCTCCCATGAGCATGGACTTCCATCCAATTAAACAGACTCTGCTTCTAG TTGGTACTAATGTAGGGGATATCGGTCTATGGGAAGTTGGTTCTCGTGAAAGATTAGTACAGAAGACCTTCAAAGTCTGGGATATAAGCAAATGTTCAATGCCCTTACAG GCTGCTCTGGTGAAAGAACCTGTCGTATCTGTCAACCGTGTGATATGGAGCCCAGATGGTTCCTTGTTCG GAGTTGCTTACTCGAGACATATTGTACAACTGTACTCTTATCATGGAGGTGAAGACATGAGGCAACACCTTGAG ATTGATGCTCATGTTGGTGGTGTGAATGATATTTCCTTCTCAACTCCAAACAAGCAACTGTGTGTGATAACTTGCGGTGATGACAAAACAATCAAGGTCTGGGACGCTGCAACAGGTGTCAAGAGACATACTTTTGAAGGCCATGAAGCTCCTGTTTACTCTGTCTGTCCTCACTACAAGGAAAACATTCAG TTCATATTCTCGACAGCACTTGATGGGAAAATCAAGGCATGGTTGTATGATAACATGGGTTCTAGAGTAGACTATGACGCACCTGGTCGATGGTGCACTACAATGGCTTATAGTGCAGATGGAACTAGGCTATTCTCATGTGGAACGAGTAAAGATGGAGAGTCTTACATAGTTGAGTGGAATGAAAGTGAAGGAGCAGTTAAAAGAACTTACCAAGGATTCCACAAGCGTTCCCTCGGTGTTGTTCAGTTCGACACGACTAAAAACCGTTACCTAGCTGCGGGCGATGACTTCTCCATCAAGTTCTGGGATATGGACAATGTACAGCTTTTAACCGCCATTGATGGCGATGGAGGTCTCCAGGCAAGCCCGCGTATCCGGTTTAACAAGGAAGGCTCTCTCTTGGCCGTGTCTGGAAACGAGAATGTTATCAAGGTTATGGCAAACTCAGATGGTTTAAGACTATTGCACACTTTTGAGAACATTTCATCTGAATCCTCCAAG CCTGCAATAAGCAGCCTTGCAGCAGCAGCTGCTGCTGCTACGAGTGCTGGACTCACAGATCGATCAACAAATGTAGTTTCCATCCAAGGAATG AATGGAGATTCACGGAGCATGGTGGATGTGAAGCCAGTTATTACAGAAGAACCAAATGATAAGTCTAAGATATGGAAGCTTACTGAAGTCAGTGAGCCTTCTCAGTGCAGGTCACTGAGACTCCCTGAGAATCTGAGAGTGGCTaag ATATCAAGATTGATATTCACGAATTCAGGAAATGCTATCTTGGCCTTGGCATCAAACGCTGTTCATCTTCTATGGAAATGGCAGAGGAATGACCGCAACGCAACTGGAAAG GCGACAGCTTCTTTACCGCCTCAGCAATGGCAACCAGCAAGTGGGATCCTAATGACTAACGACGCTGCTGAAAACAATCCGGAGGAAGCTGTACCTTGTTTTGCTTTATCAAAGAACGATTCGTATGTAATGTCAGCCTCTGGAGGAAAGATCTCCTTGTTTAACATGATGACGTTTAAG ACGATGGCTACTTTCATGCCACCACCGCCTGCTGCAACTTTTCTTGCTTTCCACCCTCAAGACAACAATATCATCGCTATTGGAATGGATGATAGTACTATTCAGATTTATAACGTCCGTGTTGATGAG GTGAAGAGTAAGCTTAAAGGTCATTCAAAGAGGATAACTGGTCTTGCCTTCTCCAATGTGTTAAATGTGCTGGTTTCGTCTGGAGCAGATGCTCAG CTTTGTGTTTGGAACACAGATGGATGGGAGAAGCAAAGAAGCAAGGTTCTGCCACTTCCACAGGGAAGACCAAACACTGCACCTTCAGATACGCGTGTTCAGTTCCACCAAGATCAAGCTCACTTCCTCGTGGTGCACGAGACACAGCTTGCTATTTACGAAACAACCAAGCTCGATTGCATGAAACAG TGGCCTGTGAGAGAATCATCAGCTCCTATCACTCATGCAACGTTCTCATGTGATAGCCAACTGGTATATGCCAGTTTTATGGATGCAACGATCTGTGTGTTTAGCTCCGCAAATCTGCGACTGCGTTGCCGAGTCAACCCTTCTGCGTATCTACCAGCTAGTCTCAG CAACTCGAACGTACATCCACTGGTGATTGCGGCACATCCGCAAGAACCAAACATGTTTGCTGTTGGACTCTCAGACGGAGGAGTTCACATATTCGAGCCGGTTGAGTCGGAAGGTAAATGGGGAGTGGCTCCACCTACTGAGAATGGCTCAGCAAGCGGCGTAGCGGCTGCACAACCATCTGTTGGAGCCTCTGCCTCTGACCAGCCACAGAGATGA